In Plasmodium gaboni strain SY75 chromosome 14, whole genome shotgun sequence, one genomic interval encodes:
- a CDS encoding hypothetical protein (conserved Plasmodium protein, unknown function) — translation MNNIINKIDPNLQKKEKGYININFNFNETKNGMEKISYTHKNEISDKIVHNQDLSDNIHYINNYLTSIFDLGKREESWDNLFYGKNIKKEGNKMEDDKNNTLLLRGPTKNYNLNTEMKLDDTYEFEISEHENEKNKFDYINNTLNTKHSENLDNVENMKNMGNAQNDEFLYNEFISSVAPNIELKKANTTVVNNLNKEDVLKKGNMFHDFHSFNKNNFFDEWCFRRNQEIDKIQKNENLEHSIKEIYEKTDDPFFHENYINIKSNYTNHMIDNIVEENENDNMLFLLNEKNNIQEIIDSSNKCKNMIHMKRENISKNDHNVYDNFLIYNKNILDNNSNMNISNGKNFNESQKLDMQNEDIKLIQLMNKMLQENEKTDTNFKNAFNYPNIPKLHVDSKKELDEQNGQLYQNNCNLNNNNNNMDIYHNIGEYTNLGIYNTNVNIAKRNDDILKCSNSDNVWEENIKILDSISMEYSKNVKHCPSNNEDINQIYKNDDNGTNILLETLKSNIKLLLENEKDDNLLSQNIIRILDDYNKKKDAYIDKNNRSDFKNNNCLNNNSGNFSKDYMSNVNSNMVKSNITNIQHGIELNHNYEENCMKKKGNDNNILCGGNMYDSLMFYNNSDKTNMPNNNNNSNHSNSNSNGNNLKGSLLDSYVIDDNVKLKNGILGNPYNMEYSPKCVEGCVDVEKRKKLKLAELWKSNSGGAKTETKLNTNNIHIVNNNNNNNNNNNNYNGSGFILGQETKHEPTMDMNTIGKPFYDIDKRAHLKEAYIKLLENENVYETKKNYHCNVTKQIENIPKIRNAKGYNDLFMKIENINELNLETCYKDEENRYTDRKKLEFMNEKKSEEFIKIKKGNSIPYDEAFNFLCGYIGKNINDYKTYDDDFNNMDIYNNNNNINRNNNSNIHSNNYNNIHSSNYVNNYGNIHSNNNSSYYNNLNDTIKNEEKKDVMFNENINNNESWGFDKDGSYKYLKNNKFESDKYNGYIIKREEEDSCLKSKSLCFNKYKREHGSFHKGSDLFLYKNESVFGKRIDNNNNNKNNNKNNNNNKNNNNNNNNNNNNNNNNNNNNSNNNNNNNYSSSSSAFNFSSRKKESPFLSFHKGRKDVNDKDSINNVSSMNMYNNNTFFIKSRCSNDYENTNVVEEVKEEICKGREKDGHNKNDMDNNLKNKSMISNLKMKKKQSTDIIKELSSEELKSLLTEEDENSLEILLESLYEDRILPLLFNIKGRADEYEYREILRNNIKAAYSLYPEKYIIKRNESGDDYIIYFTNKKVSEDYFMSINNLKDIYSSTLWKQFEEYLDEISKSEDATLYTFTGGRYGMAKELKKRNLPFFEGLFLGQLCHIVHISTNKKIIAYENNYLKPISQCHKYTSAKKGIINGSEKNVENYIMTISELRHYMNKLLKYYKGGFNISTLKKKLKNRFNKQICESVFHCIKLIEVLQLEELKDVCVVDMDTKIVRSVTDSM, via the coding sequence ATgaacaatataataaacaaaattgACCCTAATTTACAAAAGAAAGAAAAGggttatataaatattaatttcaATTTTAACGAAACAAAAAACGGTATGGAAAAAATATCTTATACCCATAAAAATGAGATATCTGATAAAATTGTACATAATCAAGATTTATCAGATAATATTCattacataaataattatttaacTAGCATTTTTGATTTGGGAAAACGTGAAGAATCGTGGGATAATCTTTTTtatggaaaaaatataaaaaaagaaggaaataaaatggaagatgataaaaataatacacTATTATTACGAGGTCCCAccaaaaattataatttgaACACTGAAATGAAACTGGATGATACATATGAATTTGAGATATCTGAACATGAGAATGAAAAGAACAAATTcgattatataaacaatacATTAAATACAAAACATTCAGAAAATCTAGATAATGtagaaaatatgaaaaatatggGAAATGCTCAGAATGatgaatttttatataatgaatttATTTCCAGTGTAGCCCCAAATATAGAATTGAAAAAAGCAAATACAACAGTTGTTAATAATCTAAATAAAGAAgatgttttaaaaaaaggaaatatgTTTCATGATTTTCATTCATTTAATAAGaacaatttttttgatGAATGGTGTTTTAGAAGAAATCAAGAAATTgataaaatacaaaaaaatgaaaatttagAACATTCTATAAAAGAGATATACGAAAAAACAGATGATCCCTTTTTTCATgagaattatataaacattaaGAGCAATTATACAAACCATATGATCGATAATATTGTAGAAGAGAATGAAAATGACAACATGCTATTTTTATTGAAtgagaaaaataatattcaaGAAATTATAGATTCAAGCAATAAATGCAAAAATATGATTCATATGAAAAGAGAgaatatttcaaaaaatgatcataatgtgtatgataattttcttatatataataagaatatattagaTAACAATTCAAATATGAACATTTCTAATGGGAAGAATTTTAATGAATCTCAAAAATTAGACATGcaaaatgaagatataaaaCTTATTCAGTTGATGAATAAAATGTTGcaagaaaatgaaaaaacTGATACAAATTTTAAGAATGCTTTTAATTATCCAAATATTCCTAAATTGCATGTAGATAGTAAAAAGGAGTTGGATGAGCAAAATGGGCAATTATATCAGAATAATTgtaatttaaataataataataataatatggatatatatcataatattgGGGAATATACTAACTTAGGGATATATAATACCAATGTTAATATTGCTAAAAgaaatgatgatatattaaaatgcTCTAATTCTGACAATGTATGggaagaaaatataaaaatattggATTCAATAAGTATGGAATATTCTAAAAATGTTAAGCATTGTCCTTCAAACAATGAAGATATTAATcaaatatacaaaaatgatgataatggAACGAACATATTATTGGAGACTTTGAAAAGCAATATAAAGCTATTAttagaaaatgaaaaggatgataatttattaagTCAAAATATTATACGAATTCTAgatgattataataagaaaaaagaCGCTTATATAGATAAGAACAATCGTAGCgattttaaaaataataactgtcttaataataatagtgGAAATTTTAGTAAGGATTATATGTCAAATGTGAATTCTAACATGGTGAAGTcaaatattacaaatatacAACATGGTATAGAATTAAATCATAATTACGAGGAAAATTGtatgaaaaaaaaggggaatgataataatattttatgtgGGGGAAATATGTATGACAGTTTAATGTTCTATAACAATTCTgataaaacaaatatgcctaataataataataatagtaaccatagtaatagtaatagtaaTGGTAATAATTTGAAGGGTTCGTTGTTAGATTCTTATGTTATTGATGATAATGTGAAGCTTAAAAATGGAATATTAGGAAATCCATACAATATGGAATATTCTCCCAAGTGTGTTGAAGGATGTGTGGATGTGGAGAAACGTAAAAAATTAAAGCTTGCAGAATTGTGGAAATCTAACTCTGGAGGTGCGAAAACTGAGACAAAGCTgaatacaaataatattcatattgttaacaacaacaacaataataataataataataataattataatggTAGTGGTTTTATTCTAGGGCAAGAAACAAAACATGAACCTACAATGGATATGAACACAATTGGAAAGCCTTTTTACGACATAGATAAAAGAGCTCATTTAAAGGAGGCATACATTAAATTATTAGAGAACGAAAATGTATAcgaaacaaaaaaaaattatcattgCAATGTTACTAAACAAATTGAGAATATACCTAAGATAAGGAATGCAAAAGGTTACaatgatttatttatgaaaatagaaaacataaatgaattaaattTAGAAACATGTTATAAGGATGAAGAGAATAGATATACTGATAGGAAAAAACTAGAATTCATGAATGAAAAGAAGTCTGAAgaattcataaaaataaaaaaagggAATAGTATCCCTTATGATGAAgcttttaattttttgtgtggatatataggaaaaaatattaatgattataagacatatgatgatgattttaacaatatggatatatataataataataataatattaataggaataataatagtaatattcatagtaataattacaataatattcataGTAGTAATTATGTTAATAATTATGGTAATATTcatagtaataataattcttcttattataataatttaaatgatactataaaaaatgaagaaaaaaaagatgtaatgtttaatgaaaatataaataataacgAATCATGGGGTTTTGACAAAGACGGAAGTTATAAGtatttaaagaataataaGTTTGAAAGCGATAAATATAATggatatataattaaaagAGAGGAAGAAGATAGTTGTCTTAAAAGTAAGAGTTTGtgttttaataaatataaaaggGAACATGGGAGTTTTCATAAAGGTAGTGAtctctttttatataagaatGAATCAGTGTTCGGCAAAAGAATTGAcaataacaataataataaaaataataataaaaataataataataataaaaataataacaacaacaataacaacaataacaacaacaataacaacaacaacaacaacaatagtaataacaataataataataattatagtagtagtagtagtgcttttaatttttcaagtagaaaaaaagaatCTCCTTTTCTTTCCTTTCATAAAGGTAGGAAAGACGTAAATGATAAGGATAGTATTAATAATGTATCTAGTATgaatatgtataataacaatacattttttataaaaagtaGATGTAGCAATGATTATGAAAATACAAATGTTGTCGAAGAGgtaaaagaagaaatatgTAAAGGAAGAGAGAAGGATGGgcataataaaaatgatatggataacaatttgaaaaataaaagtatgATATctaatttaaaaatgaaaaagaaacaaagtacagatataataaaagaattaagTAGTGAAGAACTAAAATCGTTATTAACAGAAGAAGATGAAAATAGTTTGGAGATATTATTAGAATCTCTTTATGAAGATAGGATATTaccattattatttaatataaaaggTAGGGCAGATGAATATGAATATAGAGAAAtattaagaaataatataaaagcAGCATATAGCTTATATCCagagaaatatataataaaaaggaatGAAAGTGGTGATGattacataatatattttacaaaCAAGAAAGTATCAGAGGATTATTTTATGtctataaataatttaaaagatatatatagttCAACTTTATGGAAGCAATTTGAAGAGTATTTGGATGAAATATCTAAATCAGAGGATGCAACCTTGTATACATTTACAGGAGGAAGATATGGTATGGcaaaagaattaaaaaaaagaaatcTTCCATTTTTTGAAGGTTTATTTCTGGGTCAACTTTGTCatattgttcatataagtacaaacaaaaaaataatagcATATGAGAACAATTATTTAAAGCCTATATCTCAATGTCACAAGTATACAAGTGCAAAGAAGGGTATTATAAATGGGAGTGAAAAGAATGTAGAAAATTACATAATGACTATTAGTGAGTTGAGACATTATATGAATAAGcttttgaaatattataagggtggttttaatatatcaacattgaagaaaaaattaaaaaatcGATTTAACAAGCAAATATGTGAGAGTGTCTTTCATTGTATTAAATTGATTGAGGTATTACAATTAGAAGAATTAAAGGATGTATGTGTGGTTGATATGGACACTAAAATAGTTAGGAGTGTTACTGATTCGatgtag
- a CDS encoding putative tetratricopeptide repeat family protein, with protein MQEFVVNIASKEKIVEIEKLKNEGNELFRNKKYKEALCIYDNAVYEFCGGSRDSLKIKEMVKQFSKNYETNNINKLSDNNNNMIGENDKKCDISYICENQNLFINICHNISLCYYFLEDFERSIEYCLYINEMNNNHYKSYHTLGLCYEKLKDYQRSIHYFDRCKIVLLKNENNKSEINRINEKLRDIMKIIDQNKNDPFKNISNIKKYLLDENTNHINDIDKNNKKIKMLHSIYNQKFYILLKENIFSFLFDFIKKNDDILSNHDNCNNNNNKSNISYSHNINNLLLEKTAIYVIYKILSKLDNEHIIIENSKDDNYNKNRNICINTLDYSKLQYYYDPDFIKMILSFNQYFTKEWIYNYIKKKINIIENLKFSKDESLYKEHVDILIYILHIIKYVYVINNDYILNIINSYYLNTDNSNINNSGINALTFLCKKKQFLSQNSKENKKKKNDLLEMLKRENCLNININNNNNNNNNNDDNNHFYKNEFIEFHFSDPHKYPLCISSEIKKTIQNVISMYENFSSSIEYTLILIFTLLHDPQRPKEKDIEMNDVIYDCIDNYFHHNDNILIEWFVCIKCLFLVDKNIILNYLIGKTEYIAKILHFITNSIGRKTKEELSIYIDVLLLLLNISEIRFMFTNYIDMYINIMKSLNYDQCFLKLLLGTFKLYMHNMDFKQQIQDNVDLFFYAKEMLKQFLLVYDNDEEEKNNRNNHKREENDEHTNHFSYPNLNSHNTYCVKKCDENDTMKNDIITQKKDEKNKKHCELVDKKKKDQKYILSNMSCEKTLKDLIEMLFYLSLHIEFKKQLLEEKNNYILFFLINVGHDINKKKLDNTYKYIYCNTINNLILTKNDEKIKRREINKTNLSNFDNEQIEALEQFYDKLPKEARPKTDPLYDYGDDETSNKLIDLLLYNEKYQMNHINDKNDNKNDNKNDNKNDNKNNNKNNNINSNSNLSPLSSKCLYTNGTIINIIYNFINSNFFTTNIAESVCEIISKFVKNTNNIGIVLVNNGLKTLLLASKHITNKKNCALALSEIFIYTNPKLIHFYEAYDSLPLLIEQLKSDEELLIFKTLMAITNILTIDENVAIKAMQLNLWYKCFDLLSTENEYIKSASLECICNLCSQSHVHEYIYNKYQTIIKSKNESDKHISFVDMQIIYSFTMEYQNYKCVFAATGALGMLSSDLRLPYYLVRTKGIDHIFSSFNNTTDQNILLRILTFFNNIMTCDDIPGDILKKIKTYVEQKKDLNEENTQMANFILQ; from the coding sequence ATGCAGGAATTTGTTGTGAATATTGCTagtaaagaaaaaattgTGGAAATAGAAAAACTGAAAAATGAGGGGAATGAATTATTTcgaaataaaaaatataaggaggctttatgtatatatgataatGCTGTTTATGAATTTTGTGGAGGTTCACGTGATAgtttaaaaattaaagaaatgGTGAAACaattttcaaaaaattatgagactaataatataaataaattatcagataataataataatatgattggtgaaaatgataaaaaatgtgatatttcatatatatgtgaaaatcaaaatttatttataaatatatgtcataatatatcactatgttattatttcttaGAAGATTTTGAAAGATCTATTGaatattgtttatatataaatgaaatgaataataatcattatAAAAGTTATCACACACTTGGATTATGTTATGAGAAATTAAAAGATTATCAAAGGAGTATACATTATTTTGATAGGTGTAAAATAgttcttttaaaaaatgaaaataataaaagtgaAATTAATCGAATAAATGAAAAGTTACGTgatattatgaaaattatagatcaaaataaaaatgatccatttaaaaatataagtaacattaaaaaatatcttcttgatgaaaatacaaatcatataaatgatattgacaaaaataataaaaaaattaaaatgttaCATTCTATTTATAATCAAAAGTTTTATATACTACTTaaggaaaatattttttcttttctttttgattttattaaaaaaaatgatgatatattatcaaaCCATGACaattgtaataataataataataagagtaatatttcatatagtcataatattaataatttattattagaaaaaacagccatttatgttatttataaaatattatccAAATTAGATAATGAACATATCATTATTGAAAATTCAAAAgatgataattataataaaaatcgtaatatatgtattaacACATTAGATTATTCAAAGcttcaatattattatgatcctgattttattaaaatgattttatcttttaatcaatattttacaaaagaatggatatataattatataaaaaaaaaaatcaataTTATAGAAAATTTAAAGTTTTCAAAAGATGAATCCTTATATAAAGAACATGTAGATATTTTAATCTATATcttacatataataaaatatgtatatgttataaataatgattatattttaaatattattaattcGTATTATCTAAATACCGACAATTCTAATATCAATAATTCCGGTATTAATGCTCTTACATTCttatgtaaaaaaaaacaatttttATCACAAAATAGTAAGGAgaataagaaaaaaaaaaatgatttattaGAAATGCTTAAGAGAGAAAATtgtttaaatataaatataaataataataataataataataataataatgatgataataatcatttttataagaatGAATTTATTGAATTTCACTTTTCGGATCCTCATAAATATCCATTATGTATCAGTTcagaaataaaaaaaactatACAAAATGTTATTAGTATGTATGAAAATTTTTCTAGTAGTATAGAATATACcttaattttaatttttacattattaCATGACCCACAAAGACCTAAGGAAAAAGACATAGAAATGAATGATGTAATTTATGATTGTATagataattattttcatcataatGATAACATTTTGATTGAATGGTTTGTATGTATTAAATGTCTTTTCTTAGTAGataagaatattattttaaattatttaatagGAAAAACAGAATATATTGCAAAGattttacattttattaCCAACTCTATAGGAAGGAAAACAAAAGAAGAATTAtccatatatattgatgtcttattacttttattaaatatatcagAAATACGTTTTATGTTTACTAATTATATtgatatgtatataaatataatgaaatcTTTAAATTATGATCAATGCTTTTTGAAACTTTTATTAGGTacatttaaattatatatgcaCAATATGGACTTTAAACAACAAATTCAAGATAATGTAgatttgtttttttatgCAAAAGAAATGTTAAAGCAATTCTTGTTAGTATATGATAATGATGAGgaggaaaaaaataacagaaataatcataaaagagaagaaaatgatgaGCATACAAACCATTTTAGTTATCCTAATTTAAATTCGCATAATACATACTGTGTGAAAAAATgtgatgaaaatgatacaatgaaaaatgatattataacacaaaaaaaagatgaaaagaataaaaaacatTGTGAACTTGTagataagaaaaaaaaagatcaaaaatatatactttcAAATATGAGTTGTGAAAAAACGTTAAAAGATTTAATAGAaatgttattttatttaagTTTACATATtgaatttaaaaaacaattattagaagaaaaaaataattatattttatttttcttaataaACGTTGGAcatgatataaataaaaaaaaattagataacacatataaatatatatattgcAACACTATcaataatttaattttaacaaaaaatgatgaaaaaataaaaagaagagaaattaataaaacGAATTTATCAAATTTTGATAATGAACAAATAGAAGCTTTAGAACAATTTTATGATAAATTACCAAAAGAAGCTAGACCTAAAACAGATCCATTATATGATTATGGAGATGATGAAACAAGTAATAAATTAattgatttattattatataatgaaaaatatcAAATGAATCATATTAAcgataaaaatgataataaaaatgataataaaaatgataataaaaatgataataaaaataataataaaaataataatattaatagtaatagtaaCTTATCTCCTTTGTCATctaaatgtttatatacaaatggtaccattatcaatattatatataactttaTTAATAGCAATTTTTTTACAACAAATATAGCTGAATCTGTATGTGAAATAATTTCTAAATTTgttaaaaatacaaataatattggTATAGTTTTAGTTAATAATGGATTAAAAACTTTATTATTAGCATCTAAGCATATAACGAATAAAAAGAATTGTGCTTTAGCATTAAgtgaaatatttatttatactaACCCGAAACTTATTCATTTCTATGAAGCATATGATTCTTTACCTTTATTAATTGAACAATTAAAGAGTGATgaagaattattaatttttaaaaccTTAATGGCAATAACTAATATTTTAACTATTGATGAAAATGTAGCAATAAAAGCTATGCAATTAAATTTGTGGTATAAATGTTTTGATCTTCTTTCAACAGAAAATGAATACATAAAATCTGCTAGCTTAGAATGTATATGCAATTTATGTTCCCAATCACATGTacatgaatatatttataataaatatcaAACAATTATTAAATCAAAAAATGAATCAGATAAACATATCTCATTTGTTGATATGcaaataatttattcattCACCATGGAAtatcaaaattataaatgtGTTTTTGCAGCAACTGGAGCTTTGGGCATGTTATCATCTGATTTGCGTTTACCATATTATTTAGTTAGAACTAAAGGGATTGATCATATTTTCTCATCTTTCAATAATACTACCGAccaaaatattttattacgTATTCTAACATTTTTCAACAACATAATGACATGTGATGATATACCGGgtgatatattaaagaaaataaagacATATGTGGAGCAAAAGAAGGatttaaatgaagaaaatacTCAAATGGCAAATTTTATACTAcagtaa